The Paraburkholderia sp. FT54 genome includes a region encoding these proteins:
- a CDS encoding DUF4148 domain-containing protein: MLRSLIPAVAFALALAAPAVSFAQSNEPVTRAQVRADLIQLERAGYHVGDGDHTTYPAEIQAAESRVAAQNGSASGQGGVVSGSSKAGRRAMPTANWNAVYSHH; the protein is encoded by the coding sequence ATGCTTAGATCACTCATTCCCGCCGTCGCTTTCGCTCTGGCCCTGGCCGCGCCAGCCGTATCGTTCGCTCAATCGAACGAGCCTGTCACCCGTGCGCAGGTGCGCGCCGACCTCATCCAGCTCGAAAGGGCCGGCTATCACGTGGGCGACGGCGACCACACTACCTATCCGGCTGAAATCCAGGCCGCCGAATCCAGGGTAGCTGCGCAGAACGGCTCGGCAAGTGGTCAAGGTGGCGTCGTAAGTGGTTCGTCGAAAGCAGGACGCCGGGCCATGCCGACGGCCAACTGGAACGCGGTCTACAGCCACCATTAA
- a CDS encoding catalase, with translation MTRDTGAPVGDNQNSQTAGPEGPVLLQDSALIEKLQRFDRERIPERVVHARGTGAFGEFVPTTDISDLTKAKVFAPGTKTPVFVRFSTVMGYRGSPEQARDPRGFAVKFYTQQGNWDIVGINWPVFFIRDGIKFPDFVHANKPNAVTGVGDPNLAFDFFANSPEATNMLTMLYTDAGMPDSYRHMDGFGVHAFKFINAKGEVHYVKFHWKSEQGVHGIRPQDIPTSIGRDWNMMTNDLYGALKAGNDPKWDLYIQVLKPEDLNKFAYDALDDTKVWQGVPERKVGTMTLNRVPDNYFESTEESAFAPSRLVPGIEASEDRMLQDRLFAYADTQMYRLGANYMDLPINRPIVPVVNNNQDGKMNIGDRKGEVNYEPSTRNEIAQDPQYKYSRTELNGTTQQEAIHKKMLFSQAGDYYRSLSAQDKGDLVTALAGDLGRVTNDHNKYAMLSYFYKADADYGTRLAQAVHANVQQVQSLAAKLSGN, from the coding sequence ATGACGCGCGATACGGGTGCACCCGTGGGCGACAACCAGAATTCGCAGACGGCCGGTCCTGAAGGTCCGGTGCTCTTGCAGGACTCTGCGCTGATCGAGAAGCTGCAACGCTTTGATCGCGAGCGCATTCCCGAGCGGGTGGTTCACGCGCGTGGCACGGGCGCATTCGGTGAATTCGTTCCGACTACAGATATCTCTGACCTGACGAAAGCGAAGGTCTTTGCGCCAGGAACGAAGACGCCGGTGTTCGTGCGCTTTTCCACAGTGATGGGCTATCGTGGATCGCCCGAACAGGCGCGCGACCCGCGTGGCTTTGCGGTGAAGTTCTACACGCAGCAAGGCAACTGGGACATCGTCGGCATCAACTGGCCCGTCTTCTTCATCCGGGACGGCATCAAATTCCCCGACTTCGTCCATGCTAACAAGCCGAACGCGGTCACCGGCGTGGGCGATCCAAATCTGGCGTTCGACTTCTTCGCGAATTCGCCCGAGGCGACGAACATGCTCACGATGCTCTATACGGATGCGGGCATGCCGGATTCATATCGCCACATGGATGGCTTCGGCGTCCACGCCTTCAAGTTCATCAATGCGAAGGGCGAAGTGCACTACGTGAAGTTCCACTGGAAGAGCGAACAGGGTGTCCACGGCATTCGGCCGCAGGATATCCCGACCTCGATCGGCCGCGACTGGAACATGATGACGAATGACCTTTACGGGGCGCTGAAGGCCGGCAACGATCCGAAGTGGGATCTCTACATCCAGGTGTTGAAGCCAGAGGACCTGAACAAATTCGCCTACGACGCGTTGGATGACACGAAGGTGTGGCAGGGCGTGCCAGAGCGTAAGGTCGGCACGATGACATTGAATCGTGTGCCCGACAACTACTTCGAGTCGACCGAGGAGTCGGCGTTTGCGCCCTCGCGGCTGGTTCCGGGTATCGAGGCGTCGGAAGACCGCATGCTGCAGGACCGTCTGTTCGCGTACGCCGATACGCAGATGTACCGCCTCGGCGCGAACTATATGGACTTGCCGATCAACCGGCCGATCGTTCCTGTTGTGAACAACAATCAGGATGGCAAGATGAACATCGGTGACCGCAAAGGCGAAGTCAACTATGAGCCTTCGACCAGGAACGAAATCGCCCAGGATCCTCAATATAAGTATTCGAGGACGGAGCTCAACGGAACGACGCAGCAGGAAGCCATCCACAAAAAGATGTTGTTCAGTCAGGCTGGTGATTACTACCGTAGCTTGTCGGCACAAGACAAGGGCGATCTTGTCACGGCGCTGGCCGGCGATCTTGGTCGGGTCACCAATGACCACAACAAGTACGCGATGCTGTCGTACTTCTACAAGGCCGATGCCGACTACGGCACTCGCCTTGCGCAAGCCGTTCATGCGAACGTGCAGCAAGTGCAATCGCTTGCTGCGAAGCTGAGCGGGAACTGA
- a CDS encoding Nramp family divalent metal transporter: protein MATGEAPLRLSDRTASAINEVMAGRKVGGFNKLLFAGPAVVASIAYMDPGNFATNLQAGAQHGYSLLWVVLAANVIAMLFQALSAKLGIVTNRNLAETCRDYFPVPVVYAMWGISEIAAMATDLAELMGGAIGLSLLFHLSLTSGMVVTGLITYVILLAEKQGFRPIELIIGGLVAAIAMCYFVELLTVHVSWIAVARGTFMPTLHSSQALTAAVGILGATVMPHAIYLHSGLTQNRSPARTEEGRRKLLRFSNREVVMALTLAGLVNMAMIVMASAAFHVGHPDIAEIETAYHTLTPLLGAGAAGVFLVSLLASGVSSSVVGTMAGQVIMQGFVGFRIPVWLRRIVTIVPAFVVVAAGVNATEALVYSQVVLSFALPVPMIALAIFTGRRDIMGAFANNRLVSAAAVLGTAGVLVLNLILIVQTFGVDISGLAAA, encoded by the coding sequence ATGGCTACCGGAGAAGCCCCGCTAAGGCTGTCGGATCGGACGGCAAGCGCCATCAATGAAGTGATGGCCGGCCGAAAGGTCGGCGGTTTCAACAAACTGTTGTTTGCCGGTCCAGCGGTCGTGGCATCGATTGCTTACATGGATCCCGGCAACTTTGCCACAAACCTTCAGGCGGGTGCGCAACACGGCTATTCTTTGCTGTGGGTTGTCCTGGCTGCCAACGTCATTGCAATGCTGTTCCAGGCGCTTTCGGCCAAACTCGGAATTGTGACCAATCGGAATCTCGCCGAGACATGTCGGGATTATTTCCCGGTGCCAGTGGTGTATGCAATGTGGGGCATTAGCGAAATCGCCGCGATGGCAACGGATCTTGCGGAATTGATGGGAGGGGCAATAGGTTTATCGCTATTGTTCCATCTATCGTTGACCAGTGGCATGGTGGTAACAGGGCTGATCACTTACGTGATATTGCTGGCTGAAAAGCAGGGATTCCGTCCGATCGAGTTGATCATCGGCGGGCTCGTTGCGGCAATCGCAATGTGCTACTTCGTTGAACTTCTTACGGTTCATGTGTCGTGGATCGCGGTCGCACGCGGAACCTTCATGCCGACGCTGCACTCCAGCCAGGCTTTAACAGCCGCAGTGGGTATTCTCGGCGCTACGGTCATGCCACACGCCATTTATCTGCACTCCGGCCTGACGCAGAACCGCTCGCCAGCCCGTACCGAGGAGGGGCGCCGTAAGCTGCTGCGCTTCTCGAATCGTGAGGTGGTCATGGCCCTCACGCTCGCGGGCCTCGTCAATATGGCGATGATCGTGATGGCGTCCGCCGCATTTCACGTGGGGCATCCTGACATAGCCGAAATTGAGACCGCCTATCACACGCTGACGCCCTTGCTCGGCGCCGGTGCCGCTGGCGTCTTCCTCGTTTCGCTGCTTGCTTCCGGCGTTTCCAGTTCGGTTGTTGGAACAATGGCGGGCCAAGTGATCATGCAGGGCTTTGTCGGTTTTCGTATTCCGGTGTGGCTGCGTCGTATCGTGACGATTGTGCCGGCATTCGTGGTGGTCGCCGCAGGTGTGAATGCCACCGAAGCACTGGTCTATAGTCAGGTAGTGCTGAGCTTCGCACTTCCCGTGCCGATGATTGCCTTGGCGATCTTTACAGGCAGGCGCGACATCATGGGAGCGTTTGCAAACAATCGCCTGGTTAGCGCCGCAGCGGTTCTCGGAACCGCAGGAGTTCTCGTACTCAATCTCATCCTGATTGTGCAAACGTTTGGCGTCGATATTTCTGGGTTGGCTGCTGCCTGA
- a CDS encoding iron-sulfur cluster assembly scaffold protein, with protein sequence MCKVSAYRRPRNYHEAPGADHSAEGHNPLCGDHVKLELRLENDVVKEVGFSGEGCAITTASASMMTDIIK encoded by the coding sequence CTGTGCAAGGTATCCGCCTATCGACGGCCTCGCAACTACCATGAGGCTCCCGGAGCCGACCATTCGGCTGAAGGCCACAATCCGCTGTGTGGCGACCACGTAAAGCTTGAGTTAAGACTGGAAAATGATGTGGTGAAAGAGGTTGGATTCAGTGGCGAGGGGTGTGCGATCACAACAGCATCGGCATCCATGATGACCGACATCATCAAATGA
- a CDS encoding HD domain-containing protein — MDRRLFIRSSMTAAGTMAVGSQLSQSAFGQVPDVEPTFRRPKVILPVPTPSLQTQYVQPGVPDSKLTREATGLLREFSTPLLFNHSHRAFFWAQEMGRQSGQKFDVELLFICAAFHDMGLLKEFSSESDRFEVDSANAVRQFLEHHGVPNMRIQTAWDAISLHTTPGIAAYKPIEVELLYNGVALDSLGVGYETFPANVREKVVAQYPRTNFKEQIAKAFFDGFSHKPASTVYTCNEDICTHFIRGYRHSNFYDQVMNSPFPNS; from the coding sequence ATGGACCGTCGTCTTTTTATCAGAAGTTCTATGACTGCTGCCGGTACAATGGCTGTCGGTAGCCAACTAAGCCAGAGCGCATTCGGACAGGTGCCCGATGTCGAACCAACCTTCAGACGTCCCAAGGTGATCCTGCCCGTACCGACTCCCTCGCTGCAGACACAATACGTACAGCCCGGAGTCCCGGACAGTAAGCTTACTCGCGAAGCGACGGGACTGCTCCGCGAGTTCAGCACCCCTTTGCTGTTCAATCACTCGCATCGCGCCTTTTTCTGGGCTCAGGAGATGGGGCGCCAATCCGGGCAAAAATTTGACGTCGAACTCCTGTTTATTTGTGCGGCTTTCCACGATATGGGCCTCCTCAAAGAATTCAGCAGCGAGAGCGATCGCTTCGAGGTTGATAGCGCGAATGCGGTGCGTCAGTTTCTCGAGCACCATGGGGTGCCTAACATGCGTATCCAGACCGCATGGGATGCAATTTCCTTGCACACGACTCCAGGGATTGCGGCATACAAGCCCATAGAAGTAGAGCTTCTCTACAACGGCGTGGCGCTCGATTCGCTCGGCGTCGGGTATGAAACTTTCCCGGCTAACGTTCGCGAAAAGGTTGTCGCTCAGTATCCTCGAACTAACTTCAAAGAACAGATTGCAAAGGCGTTTTTTGACGGGTTCTCGCACAAGCCAGCATCGACTGTGTATACCTGCAACGAAGACATCTGCACCCATTTCATCCGGGGCTACAGGCATAGCAATTTCTATGATCAGGTTATGAATTCTCCATTCCCCAACTCCTGA
- a CDS encoding DUF4148 domain-containing protein, whose translation MKSLVSAVALASALAAPAVSFAQQSNGPVTRAQVRDELVQLEKAGWRPAMGMGNNPNYPAGIQAAEARVAAQNGVASSYGGAVSGSSASGAPAAVRAGANDGMNSIYSGG comes from the coding sequence ATCAAATCACTCGTTTCAGCCGTGGCGCTCGCGTCGGCTCTGGCCGCGCCTGCCGTATCGTTCGCTCAACAATCGAACGGGCCGGTGACGCGTGCGCAAGTGCGCGATGAGCTCGTCCAGCTCGAAAAAGCCGGCTGGCGTCCCGCCATGGGTATGGGGAACAACCCGAATTACCCGGCTGGCATCCAGGCTGCCGAAGCCCGGGTGGCGGCACAAAACGGTGTGGCGAGCAGCTACGGTGGCGCGGTCAGCGGTTCGTCGGCCTCCGGCGCCCCCGCAGCAGTCCGCGCTGGAGCCAATGACGGCATGAATTCGATTTACTCCGGCGGCTAA
- a CDS encoding fatty acid desaturase has translation MLNSLLTFASHGSLAYSWLRIAVFTLVMTHITIISVTIYLHRHQAHRSLELHPIASHFFRFWLWTTTGMLTGQWIAIHRKHHAKCETEEDPHSPQTRGILKVLLEGAELYRAEARNEETIRRFSHGAPDDWLERNVYTRYPILGISVMMVVDVALFGIVGVSVWAVQMVWIPFWAAGVVNGLAHWAGYRNFNSTDASTNIFPLGILIGGEELHNNHHTYATSAKLSNKWYEFDMGWMYIRLLAVLRLATIKKVAPVPRLANRKSVLDSDSLQAVLANRYEVMARFGKALQQAYRQELSILKVSGSRERYQMLKKASRWFHREEAVLDEQQRERLPELIRDSQKLRTFFELRKDLSAMWERSNASREQLVAQLEDWCHRAEQSGIQALHDFAVRLRRYA, from the coding sequence TTGTTGAATTCTCTGCTTACGTTCGCCTCCCATGGTTCGCTTGCCTATTCGTGGTTAAGGATTGCTGTCTTTACGCTTGTAATGACCCATATCACAATCATCAGCGTTACGATTTATCTACACAGACATCAAGCTCACCGATCACTTGAATTGCATCCCATTGCCAGTCACTTTTTCCGTTTTTGGCTCTGGACAACCACAGGTATGTTGACCGGACAATGGATCGCCATCCATCGGAAGCATCACGCGAAGTGTGAGACTGAAGAAGACCCTCATAGCCCTCAGACGCGGGGGATTTTGAAGGTTCTGCTGGAAGGAGCCGAACTGTATCGTGCTGAAGCCAGGAATGAGGAGACCATTCGGCGATTTAGCCATGGGGCTCCTGATGACTGGCTTGAGCGAAACGTCTACACGCGCTATCCGATCCTCGGCATCAGCGTCATGATGGTAGTTGATGTCGCGCTATTCGGAATCGTTGGAGTGAGCGTTTGGGCTGTGCAAATGGTGTGGATTCCGTTTTGGGCCGCAGGCGTCGTCAATGGACTCGCACACTGGGCGGGCTACCGGAACTTTAACTCGACTGACGCAAGTACGAACATTTTCCCATTGGGCATTCTGATTGGTGGTGAAGAGCTTCACAACAATCACCATACATACGCTACTTCGGCGAAACTCTCAAACAAATGGTACGAGTTCGACATGGGATGGATGTACATCCGCCTTTTAGCAGTTCTTCGACTTGCGACGATCAAGAAGGTCGCTCCTGTTCCTCGTCTTGCGAACCGTAAATCGGTTCTCGATAGCGATTCTTTGCAGGCGGTACTTGCAAACCGCTACGAAGTGATGGCCCGGTTCGGCAAGGCTCTACAACAGGCCTACCGTCAAGAACTGTCCATACTGAAGGTATCCGGCTCGCGGGAACGATATCAAATGCTGAAGAAGGCAAGCAGATGGTTTCATCGCGAGGAGGCTGTCCTTGATGAACAACAGCGTGAACGGTTGCCCGAGCTGATTCGCGATAGTCAGAAACTTCGCACCTTTTTCGAGCTGCGAAAGGACTTGTCGGCTATGTGGGAAAGATCCAATGCTTCGCGTGAGCAACTCGTTGCGCAATTGGAGGATTGGTGTCATCGGGCGGAACAAAGTGGAATTCAGGCACTGCATGATTTCGCCGTCCGATTGCGCCGCTACGCGTGA
- a CDS encoding porin produces MKLKNLTIATLVLFTGTAHAQSSVTLYGLIDAGVGYTSSANTSTGIKTGTAQGASQFQMMSGLLSTSRWGIRGSEDLGDGLHAVFQLENGFTINNGALKNSVAGNVPDLFGRQAWVGVSSDRYGSLTLGRQYDFIVDYVAPQAAAGTGWGGNLAAHPFDNDNMDNSMRLNNSVKFSSASFAGIKVGAMYAFSNATGQAGNDNAYSLGAHYAYGPLSVAAAYDQINRNNGAMNTAGATSTTDGNYLSVGGDQQIIGVSAAYTFPNKSSIGVVWSHSATDELGNGTGASLYGNSYALSGNSLKFDNFEINGRYFVRPDFSLGAAYTYTMASYSGGTSGAVGGTQTATKGATPHWNQVTLQADYLLSRSTDIYMSGVYQRVSGGNGIQAFNAGIYNMTQASGPTQVVAAVGMRHRF; encoded by the coding sequence ATGAAGTTGAAGAATCTGACCATTGCGACCCTCGTGCTGTTCACGGGGACCGCCCATGCACAAAGCAGCGTCACGCTGTACGGCCTTATTGACGCGGGCGTGGGCTATACGAGCAGTGCGAACACGAGCACGGGTATCAAAACCGGTACCGCCCAAGGTGCCAGCCAATTTCAGATGATGTCTGGACTCCTGAGCACCTCGCGTTGGGGCATCAGAGGCAGTGAGGATCTCGGCGACGGTCTGCACGCCGTGTTCCAGTTGGAAAACGGCTTCACGATCAACAATGGCGCGCTCAAAAATTCCGTGGCGGGAAATGTCCCCGATTTGTTCGGCCGCCAGGCTTGGGTCGGTGTGAGTTCCGACCGGTACGGTTCGCTTACGCTGGGCCGTCAATACGATTTCATTGTCGACTACGTGGCGCCGCAGGCTGCGGCGGGGACAGGCTGGGGTGGCAACCTTGCCGCCCACCCGTTCGACAATGACAACATGGACAACAGCATGCGCCTGAACAATTCGGTCAAGTTCAGCAGCGCCTCGTTCGCTGGCATCAAGGTCGGCGCGATGTATGCGTTCTCCAATGCAACGGGGCAAGCCGGTAACGACAACGCGTACAGTCTGGGCGCCCACTATGCGTACGGTCCGCTCTCTGTTGCGGCTGCGTACGACCAGATTAATCGTAACAACGGAGCCATGAACACGGCAGGCGCGACGAGCACGACTGATGGGAACTACCTGTCGGTGGGCGGCGACCAGCAAATCATCGGCGTCAGTGCCGCGTACACGTTCCCCAACAAGTCGTCGATCGGCGTCGTATGGAGCCATTCCGCTACCGACGAGCTCGGGAACGGGACCGGCGCCAGCCTGTACGGCAACTCCTACGCCCTCTCGGGCAACTCCTTGAAGTTCGACAACTTCGAGATCAACGGTCGTTATTTCGTGCGGCCCGATTTTTCGCTCGGTGCGGCCTACACGTACACCATGGCTTCGTATTCGGGCGGGACCTCTGGGGCTGTGGGCGGCACGCAGACCGCGACCAAAGGGGCCACGCCGCATTGGAATCAAGTTACGCTTCAGGCCGATTACCTGCTTTCGCGTAGCACCGACATCTACATGTCGGGGGTCTATCAACGCGTCAGCGGTGGCAATGGCATACAGGCATTTAACGCTGGCATCTACAACATGACGCAGGCGTCGGGTCCGACGCAGGTGGTCGCGGCAGTTGGCATGCGCCATCGGTTCTAA
- a CDS encoding zinc ribbon domain-containing protein translates to MRRLSERNESIACPQCRNATERIQTGSSVLLTARGDSTDSAGSYGFRHRGFCACCI, encoded by the coding sequence ATGCGCCGTCTGTCCGAGCGCAACGAGTCAATTGCATGCCCGCAGTGCCGGAATGCCACTGAGCGCATTCAAACTGGCTCATCGGTGCTGTTGACCGCGCGCGGTGACTCAACAGATAGCGCCGGCTCTTACGGGTTTCGACATCGCGGTTTTTGCGCTTGCTGTATTTGA
- the hemH gene encoding ferrochelatase, translated as MVGSGSLMVVARPSIGGYLAQFLSDPRVVELPDWLWEPILHGIVQPLRSRASAKKYESVWLADGSPLRVYTEQQAYALESWFRERGEDILVEYAMRYGSPSITDAFALLQVKGAKRIVLMPMYPQFAASTTATAFDDAARALTRIRNQPEIRLVKQFYDDPRYITSLRKQVEQFWALHGRPDFEAGDPLVLSFHGLPARSAELGDPYHQQCLETGLLLRTALALNEKNCQTTFQSQFGYQEWLQSHTDGVLAGLGTIGAGRVNVFCPGFTADCIETIEEIGMEGRDIFVKYGGLEFHQIDCVMHRLAS; from the coding sequence ATGGTCGGCTCCGGGAGCCTCATGGTAGTTGCGAGGCCGTCGATAGGCGGATACCTTGCACAGTTTCTCTCTGACCCTCGGGTCGTAGAATTACCGGATTGGCTGTGGGAGCCGATTTTGCATGGGATCGTGCAGCCGCTGCGTAGTCGGGCATCGGCGAAGAAGTATGAATCGGTCTGGCTGGCCGATGGCTCCCCGCTGCGCGTCTACACTGAGCAGCAAGCCTATGCGCTCGAATCATGGTTTCGCGAACGAGGGGAAGATATTCTCGTAGAGTATGCAATGCGCTACGGATCACCCTCCATCACTGACGCGTTTGCCCTGCTCCAGGTAAAGGGCGCGAAGCGGATCGTTCTTATGCCCATGTATCCGCAATTTGCTGCATCAACGACAGCGACGGCATTCGACGACGCTGCCCGGGCACTGACGAGGATTCGCAATCAACCGGAGATCCGGCTCGTCAAGCAATTCTATGACGATCCGAGGTACATCACGTCGCTTAGAAAACAAGTCGAGCAATTTTGGGCGCTTCACGGCCGACCGGACTTTGAGGCAGGTGACCCGCTCGTGCTCAGCTTTCATGGCCTTCCTGCGAGGTCGGCTGAACTTGGCGATCCCTATCACCAACAATGTCTCGAAACAGGCTTGCTTCTGCGTACGGCTCTCGCTCTAAATGAAAAGAACTGCCAGACCACGTTTCAGTCTCAATTTGGCTATCAGGAATGGCTACAGTCTCACACTGACGGCGTATTGGCAGGCCTTGGAACGATCGGGGCTGGCCGTGTTAATGTCTTTTGCCCCGGCTTCACCGCGGATTGCATTGAAACTATCGAAGAAATTGGCATGGAAGGACGGGACATATTCGTTAAGTACGGTGGTCTCGAGTTCCATCAGATCGATTGCGTAATGCATCGCCTAGCTTCATAG
- a CDS encoding class I SAM-dependent methyltransferase, which yields MREWLAAQAASGFIRFDAAAGKYQFENEMAMCFVVETSPAFIPGFRDCAEAMFRDLPKLEAAFRMGLGVGWHQHYPSLFKGTERFFRPGYTVNLVSEWIPALDGVEAKRKAGGQVAVVGCGHGASTILMAQAYPKATFVGFDYDESSIQRAREAAHEAQVSDRVRFEVATAKEYPGTGYNFVAFFDCLHDMRDPNGAAAHVIKSLKPDSTWLIVEPFANDKLEDNRHGMRADAQPSLKRHLLAPFERSKFLRSGSSVRTDGACQLPRPPASDPTPASCCRCQR from the coding sequence GTGCGTGAATGGCTGGCCGCGCAGGCAGCGTCCGGCTTCATTCGTTTCGATGCGGCCGCCGGTAAATATCAGTTTGAAAACGAAATGGCAATGTGTTTTGTCGTCGAGACGAGTCCGGCGTTCATCCCAGGTTTCCGCGATTGCGCTGAAGCCATGTTCCGTGATCTTCCCAAACTGGAAGCGGCGTTCCGTATGGGCCTCGGCGTGGGCTGGCACCAGCATTATCCCTCGCTGTTCAAGGGCACGGAGCGGTTCTTCAGACCCGGCTACACTGTGAATCTCGTAAGCGAATGGATTCCCGCCCTTGATGGCGTGGAAGCAAAACGGAAGGCAGGTGGACAGGTGGCGGTCGTGGGATGTGGTCACGGTGCGTCGACGATACTCATGGCGCAGGCTTATCCGAAGGCGACGTTCGTCGGTTTTGACTACGATGAATCGTCGATCCAGCGAGCGCGCGAAGCGGCGCATGAGGCGCAGGTTTCGGATCGCGTTCGGTTCGAGGTCGCGACGGCCAAGGAATATCCGGGCACTGGCTATAATTTCGTTGCGTTCTTCGACTGTCTTCATGACATGCGCGACCCGAATGGCGCGGCGGCGCACGTGATCAAATCTCTGAAGCCGGACAGTACGTGGTTGATCGTTGAGCCGTTCGCGAACGACAAACTCGAAGATAACCGTCACGGCATGCGGGCAGACGCTCAACCGAGTCTCAAAAGACACCTATTGGCGCCTTTCGAGCGGTCAAAGTTCTTGAGGTCTGGCTCAAGCGTTAGAACCGATGGCGCATGCCAACTGCCGCGACCACCTGCGTCGGACCCGACGCCTGCGTCATGTTGTAGATGCCAGCGTTAA
- a CDS encoding YceI family protein: MRQAVGNQGAIAFMPARGFTRCCSPVPAGHLHWFDVERPLVHRGVSLRGQLCLAVNAVAATVSLLALSVSGLVSLFTIMPLLALSTAGFGLAAPCAAHGALEPLPELAGITGGLLTSIPMLAGALASLVAVRIGSDGIQLHRYRKFQMRRSIGYAAGVVLMFGLSSAHAAWRVDNSESMFNFVTAKAPAQGVAAIVEAQRFKQIDGTVRDDGKLEFDVDLGSVETSNPLRNERVKEILFKVAGNPNAVFAGTVDARRFGAMRVGASADVDVNGQLTINGQSNPLTATLRIVKLESGALQVLTSVPIVGPRTVARQPTSIVRAAYEVDKNYYRVILNSAGLHSFALSSQLIVRQSTIALRGQQLKVSRA, translated from the coding sequence GTGCGACAAGCCGTTGGCAACCAAGGCGCGATCGCCTTCATGCCAGCCCGGGGCTTTACTCGATGCTGTTCGCCTGTACCGGCGGGGCATCTTCACTGGTTCGACGTTGAGCGGCCGTTAGTTCACCGCGGCGTTTCGTTGCGCGGCCAGCTCTGCCTGGCGGTGAACGCGGTGGCAGCAACCGTAAGCCTGCTCGCTTTGTCTGTTTCCGGCCTGGTCTCGCTTTTTACGATCATGCCCCTGCTGGCACTCTCTACGGCGGGCTTTGGCTTGGCCGCGCCGTGCGCAGCTCACGGCGCACTCGAGCCGCTTCCCGAACTGGCCGGTATCACTGGCGGCTTACTGACATCGATTCCGATGCTTGCAGGTGCGCTCGCAAGTCTCGTTGCTGTTCGAATAGGCAGCGACGGCATCCAGCTCCACAGATATCGGAAATTTCAAATGCGAAGATCCATCGGCTATGCCGCAGGTGTCGTGTTGATGTTCGGGCTATCGTCGGCTCACGCCGCATGGCGCGTCGACAATAGCGAATCGATGTTCAATTTTGTTACCGCAAAAGCTCCCGCACAGGGCGTTGCAGCGATCGTAGAGGCACAGAGGTTCAAGCAGATCGACGGCACGGTCCGCGATGACGGAAAGCTGGAGTTCGACGTCGATCTCGGGAGCGTGGAGACTAGTAATCCGCTACGCAATGAGCGGGTGAAAGAGATTCTGTTCAAGGTCGCCGGCAATCCGAATGCGGTCTTCGCCGGGACGGTTGATGCACGCCGCTTCGGGGCGATGCGCGTGGGAGCATCCGCAGATGTCGACGTGAACGGGCAGTTGACCATCAATGGTCAGAGCAACCCGCTGACCGCGACGCTGCGTATCGTCAAGCTCGAGTCCGGGGCACTGCAGGTCTTGACGAGTGTGCCCATTGTCGGGCCACGAACGGTCGCGCGGCAGCCAACCTCAATTGTGAGAGCAGCCTATGAGGTCGATAAAAACTATTATCGTGTAATACTCAATAGTGCGGGTTTACACTCATTCGCACTGTCGTCGCAGCTTATTGTCCGGCAATCAACAATCGCCCTTCGCGGCCAACAACTGAAGGTTTCACGTGCTTAG
- a CDS encoding ankyrin repeat domain-containing protein — MRSIFLLRAMRLVAACTALAAVAGCMHLPDKPAYAKADPAALRRYDDDWFDAARVGRIDILRGLLDAGYPIDAAESHGYTAVILAAYDDQPAALDLLLSAGANACLGDRHGNTALMGSLFKGKSAIARRLADTHCPIDQTNGAGETALGFATLFNRFELIPVLVKHGADPNHVDGRGQSLLQLALTHDNVEAADALRRAGALR; from the coding sequence ATGCGATCCATATTCCTTTTGCGCGCGATGCGCCTAGTAGCGGCTTGCACCGCGCTCGCCGCGGTGGCCGGCTGCATGCACTTGCCTGACAAACCGGCGTACGCGAAAGCCGATCCGGCGGCTCTGCGCCGCTACGACGACGATTGGTTCGACGCGGCGCGCGTCGGACGCATCGATATTCTGCGTGGATTGCTGGATGCGGGCTATCCAATTGACGCGGCCGAGAGTCACGGCTATACCGCCGTGATCCTCGCGGCCTACGATGACCAGCCGGCCGCACTCGATTTGCTGCTCTCGGCGGGCGCGAACGCCTGCCTCGGCGATCGTCATGGCAATACGGCGCTGATGGGCTCCCTGTTCAAAGGCAAGTCCGCCATCGCGCGGCGTCTCGCCGACACCCATTGCCCGATCGATCAGACGAACGGAGCCGGCGAGACCGCGCTCGGTTTCGCCACACTGTTTAATCGCTTCGAGCTGATTCCGGTGCTCGTCAAGCATGGTGCGGACCCGAATCATGTCGACGGGCGTGGTCAGTCGCTGCTGCAGCTGGCGCTGACGCACGACAACGTCGAGGCGGCGGACGCGCTGCGTCGGGCGGGCGCCTTGCGATAA